Proteins encoded by one window of Candidatus Nitrosocosmicus hydrocola:
- a CDS encoding riboflavin synthase, giving the protein MFTGITQYLAVIEDISRSSPSKDGPSETNTDRGNHHTEITIRLPRSKDIKIGDSISINGACLTVSNLRNTRATFQVIDETINRTNLIDLKKGDRVNIERSLLIGDRLEGHFVLGHIDGIGLIKKIDIGEKGSRIKIQIANKKLLPLITQKGSIAIDGVSLTVVSVKNSSVEIALIPHTLDNTTLGLKKVGDTVNIEVDILSRYLSNIYQFSGNNKQNSKIY; this is encoded by the coding sequence GTGTTTACGGGAATTACCCAGTATTTAGCGGTCATAGAGGATATTAGTAGATCGAGTCCATCAAAAGATGGACCTTCTGAAACTAATACTGATAGAGGCAACCATCATACGGAAATTACAATTCGACTACCAAGATCAAAGGATATCAAAATAGGCGATAGTATATCAATTAATGGAGCCTGTTTGACTGTTTCAAATCTAAGGAACACAAGAGCAACATTTCAGGTTATAGATGAAACCATAAACAGGACAAATCTTATAGATTTGAAAAAAGGGGATAGAGTAAATATTGAACGAAGTCTATTGATTGGAGATAGACTAGAAGGTCATTTTGTATTGGGCCATATAGATGGTATTGGTTTAATAAAGAAAATTGACATCGGCGAAAAGGGCAGCAGGATAAAAATTCAGATCGCAAACAAGAAACTTTTACCACTCATAACTCAAAAGGGGTCAATTGCCATAGATGGGGTAAGCCTCACTGTGGTAAGCGTCAAAAATAGTAGTGTTGAAATAGCGCTGATACCGCATACTCTTGATAACACAACACTTGGATTAAAAAAGGTGGGCGATACTGTAAATATCGAAGTAGATATACTATCACGATATCTGTCAAATATCTACCAATTTTCTGGTAATAACAAGCAAAATAGTAAGATATATTAA
- a CDS encoding HpcH/HpaI aldolase/citrate lyase family protein codes for MGSSRSLIFIPGNNQRFLEKSKGINSDIICYDLEDSVPPEKKDVARGYIETTIKELQSKNKEIDKRERIIAVRTNSPGSGQISTDLNKVVIEGLDAIVIPKVDDASQILEISELIAKLEGERNIPTGHLRIMPSIESALGVVNAFEIARCNERVSSILFGIFDFLHDMKIDTPHMDILNSYMYARAKVPVDARAAGVDSIDSIWQDINDMNGLNKDLKLGKKFGYTGKCIIHPSQIDPVHKIFSPSTQDIEWAEKVVQALDNAQKNLATGAVRLEGKMIDAVHYKQAKRILDSTQLTKQ; via the coding sequence GTGGGAAGCTCGAGAAGTTTAATTTTTATTCCAGGAAATAACCAAAGATTTCTAGAGAAATCTAAGGGAATCAATTCAGATATTATTTGCTACGATCTAGAAGATTCTGTACCACCAGAAAAAAAGGATGTTGCTAGAGGATATATCGAGACAACAATCAAGGAACTCCAAAGTAAGAATAAGGAAATTGATAAGAGAGAAAGAATTATAGCTGTAAGAACCAACTCGCCTGGCTCAGGACAAATATCAACTGACTTAAACAAAGTAGTCATTGAAGGACTAGATGCAATAGTCATTCCAAAAGTAGATGATGCATCACAAATATTAGAGATTTCAGAATTAATTGCTAAACTAGAAGGTGAAAGAAATATTCCAACAGGACATTTACGAATCATGCCTTCAATTGAATCAGCATTAGGTGTGGTCAACGCATTTGAAATTGCAAGATGCAATGAAAGAGTTTCATCCATCTTGTTTGGTATTTTTGATTTTCTTCATGATATGAAAATAGATACTCCACATATGGACATACTTAACAGCTACATGTACGCTCGTGCTAAAGTACCAGTGGATGCTAGGGCGGCGGGTGTAGATTCTATCGATTCTATATGGCAAGACATCAATGATATGAACGGATTGAACAAGGATCTGAAATTAGGAAAAAAATTTGGCTATACTGGCAAATGCATTATCCATCCATCTCAAATCGATCCTGTTCATAAAATATTTAGTCCTTCCACACAGGACATCGAATGGGCGGAAAAAGTGGTTCAAGCTCTAGATAATGCACAAAAGAATCTTGCAACTGGCGCAGTTAGATTAGAAGGAAAAATGATAGATGCTGTTCATTATAAGCAGGCAAAGAGGATTTTAGACTCGACTCAACTAACTAAACAATAA
- a CDS encoding zinc-binding dehydrogenase yields the protein MKAAVFREYNKDPTKVVKIEDIDVPKIKANEVLIKVESAAYNYNDLWAIWGDPVKTPLPHISGSDVAGTVVEMGEDVTKFKVGDRVVSHSNMSCRVCEQCTAGREYDCKERMIWGFQTGPLWGGFAQYTHLPEVNVAKLPENVSFDDAAAMSMVGMTAWHMLIGRAKIIPGQTVLIMGGTSGVGMVGIQIAKLYNCNVIATAGNQQKMDKCLEIGADNVVNHREADWYKKVRDITKKEGVDVIFEHIGKNVFPQEVSLLKMGGTLVATGATTGYDSTIDLRYLFFKGTNLLGSTQGTKAELEQVVYWTSKGKLKPVIHTSLPFSNMVEGHVMMAGAEQIGKIITSPQKL from the coding sequence ATGAAGGCAGCTGTTTTTAGAGAATATAATAAAGATCCTACCAAGGTAGTCAAAATTGAGGATATTGATGTCCCAAAAATAAAAGCGAATGAAGTTTTGATCAAAGTCGAATCTGCAGCATATAATTATAATGATTTATGGGCAATTTGGGGAGACCCAGTAAAAACCCCCCTCCCCCACATATCTGGCAGCGATGTTGCAGGAACAGTAGTAGAGATGGGTGAAGATGTAACTAAGTTTAAAGTAGGTGATAGAGTCGTCTCCCACTCAAACATGAGTTGCAGGGTTTGTGAACAATGCACTGCAGGCAGAGAATATGACTGTAAAGAGAGAATGATTTGGGGATTCCAGACAGGTCCTCTGTGGGGAGGTTTTGCTCAATATACACATCTTCCAGAAGTGAATGTTGCAAAATTACCAGAAAATGTATCGTTTGACGATGCTGCTGCCATGTCCATGGTTGGGATGACGGCCTGGCATATGCTCATAGGAAGAGCAAAAATTATCCCAGGTCAAACAGTTTTGATCATGGGAGGAACAAGTGGTGTAGGAATGGTAGGTATCCAAATTGCAAAATTATACAACTGCAATGTTATAGCAACCGCTGGAAATCAACAAAAAATGGATAAATGTTTAGAAATCGGAGCAGATAATGTAGTAAACCATAGAGAAGCTGATTGGTATAAAAAGGTGAGAGACATTACGAAGAAAGAAGGAGTAGATGTTATTTTTGAGCACATTGGAAAGAACGTATTTCCTCAAGAAGTAAGTCTCCTAAAGATGGGCGGTACCTTAGTTGCAACAGGAGCTACTACAGGGTATGATTCCACAATCGACTTGAGATACTTGTTTTTCAAAGGAACTAACCTACTTGGATCAACACAAGGAACCAAAGCAGAATTAGAGCAAGTAGTTTATTGGACTAGTAAGGGAAAATTAAAACCAGTTATTCATACTTCTCTACCGTTTTCAAATATGGTAGAAGGTCACGTAATGATGGCTGGTGCCGAACAGATAGGAAAGATAATTACTAGTCCACAAAAACTTTAA
- a CDS encoding DNA-binding protein, translating to MSSPPQSHQPSDDEIRRQQAEAEAMKQKALAMLLDAEARQRLTNVKMVKPELAAAVENYLINAASSGRLNRALTDDELKQILSTIQQPKRDFRINRR from the coding sequence ATGTCAAGCCCCCCACAATCTCATCAACCCTCTGATGATGAAATTAGAAGACAGCAGGCTGAAGCGGAGGCAATGAAGCAAAAAGCACTAGCAATGTTGTTGGATGCAGAGGCAAGACAGAGACTTACAAATGTAAAGATGGTAAAGCCAGAACTTGCAGCGGCGGTTGAAAATTATCTCATAAACGCTGCTTCTTCAGGACGGCTAAATAGGGCCCTAACTGATGATGAATTAAAACAAATATTGTCAACTATACAACAGCCCAAAAGGGATTTTAGAATCAACAGAAGATAG
- a CDS encoding 30S ribosomal protein S19e, giving the protein MAKVFDVPANELITKLTDQLKKDKKINPPEWASYVKTGAHAEKIPQNRDWWYTRCASLVRKVYMHGPIGISDLKSYYGGRKRIGYNLDHHKDAGGAIIRNALQQLEASGYVEKKGKGRMISNEGMKRVDRLATEIFKETSKADKNLERYA; this is encoded by the coding sequence ATGGCAAAGGTATTTGATGTTCCAGCAAATGAATTAATAACAAAATTAACAGATCAGCTTAAAAAAGATAAGAAAATAAATCCTCCCGAATGGGCCAGCTATGTAAAAACTGGCGCACATGCAGAAAAAATTCCACAAAATAGAGACTGGTGGTACACCAGATGTGCTTCATTGGTACGAAAGGTTTACATGCATGGTCCCATAGGAATTTCAGACTTGAAGAGCTACTACGGAGGAAGAAAAAGAATAGGATATAATTTGGATCACCATAAAGATGCTGGTGGTGCAATTATCAGAAATGCTTTGCAACAGTTAGAGGCCTCAGGATATGTAGAGAAAAAAGGCAAAGGCAGAATGATATCAAATGAAGGGATGAAAAGAGTAGATAGACTCGCCACCGAAATTTTCAAAGAAACATCAAAAGCGGACAAGAATCTAGAAAGATACGCATAA
- a CDS encoding ribonuclease P protein component 4 — MKKSTIKQIALQKVRNLIDSALYSNDEFSQDHIKIARKIISKYKLRVPFEYKILFCKNCKNYIVPGKDSRIRIGRSNTKALRITCKFCGHTYRKIIVKNTKNSSPEKALTSSKAELTS; from the coding sequence ATGAAAAAAAGCACTATAAAACAGATAGCACTACAAAAAGTGAGAAATCTGATTGATAGTGCACTCTATTCTAATGATGAATTTTCTCAAGATCATATCAAGATTGCAAGGAAAATCATTTCAAAATATAAATTAAGAGTACCATTTGAATACAAGATACTATTTTGTAAGAATTGCAAAAATTATATTGTTCCCGGAAAAGATTCAAGGATAAGAATAGGAAGGTCAAACACGAAGGCCCTAAGAATCACATGCAAATTTTGTGGTCACACATATAGAAAGATAATAGTAAAAAATACTAAAAATTCTAGCCCAGAAAAGGCCCTAACATCGTCAAAAGCAGAGCTTACTTCATAA
- a CDS encoding ribosome biogenesis protein, giving the protein MIIADTSLETIPDNLYRHPSLKKIRHSGKKPDEILLDRSFHHFAMVSTGLENLHKRGRPDILHIALINALATPLYRNNLMKVFIHTINNNVIFVGNNVRIPKSYFRFEGLMLNLLKNKKIITDDNRLLLEIRSQTNFEYLLKEIIKSETVVGLSTTGKYRKLEAIAIDLSAQTNPCIVIGGFPNGYFSDNVDSCFDKKYSISNMGLESQVVISRLIYEYEKNVLA; this is encoded by the coding sequence TTGATAATAGCTGATACTTCCCTTGAAACAATTCCAGATAATCTGTATCGACATCCTTCACTAAAAAAAATTCGCCATTCTGGTAAGAAACCTGATGAAATTTTGCTAGATAGGTCATTTCATCATTTTGCGATGGTGTCTACTGGATTGGAAAACCTCCATAAAAGAGGACGTCCAGATATACTTCATATCGCGTTGATAAACGCGCTTGCTACTCCACTTTACCGTAATAACTTGATGAAGGTATTTATTCATACTATTAATAATAACGTTATTTTTGTGGGTAACAATGTGAGGATTCCAAAGTCCTACTTCCGGTTTGAAGGGTTGATGCTAAATCTACTTAAAAACAAAAAGATCATTACAGATGATAATCGACTCTTGTTGGAAATCAGATCCCAAACAAATTTTGAGTATCTTTTAAAAGAGATCATAAAGTCCGAGACGGTAGTGGGTTTATCGACTACAGGCAAGTATAGAAAACTTGAAGCAATAGCTATAGATCTTTCTGCTCAAACCAATCCGTGTATAGTTATTGGGGGATTTCCAAATGGGTATTTTTCAGATAATGTTGATTCGTGCTTTGACAAAAAATATTCTATCTCTAACATGGGATTAGAATCCCAGGTGGTGATTTCTAGACTGATCTATGAGTATGAAAAAAATGTTTTGGCCTAA
- a CDS encoding 50S ribosomal protein L44e, with protein MKMQKELRKFCPKCKTHTVQAVSTYKKGKDRKGAQGARRHAEDKKGYGGQKFPELKRTAKTTKKVTLRYTCKACQRKTMKQGMRIRKLEIQA; from the coding sequence ATGAAGATGCAGAAAGAGCTGCGCAAATTTTGCCCAAAATGTAAAACTCATACTGTTCAAGCTGTTTCTACTTATAAGAAGGGCAAAGACAGAAAAGGTGCCCAGGGGGCTAGACGCCACGCTGAGGATAAAAAAGGATATGGTGGCCAAAAGTTCCCGGAATTAAAAAGGACTGCTAAAACCACTAAAAAGGTTACTCTAAGGTATACATGCAAGGCATGCCAAAGAAAGACTATGAAACAAGGGATGCGTATTAGAAAATTGGAAATCCAAGCATAA
- a CDS encoding 30S ribosomal protein S27e, whose amino-acid sequence MKKHNIMIPKPRSNFVKVECESCKNVKVLYTYSTKAVLCPSCNSELLVNTGGQAKITGNILETLD is encoded by the coding sequence ATGAAAAAACACAATATTATGATTCCAAAGCCTCGTAGTAATTTTGTAAAAGTTGAATGCGAGTCATGCAAGAATGTTAAAGTCTTGTATACATACAGTACCAAGGCTGTTTTGTGCCCTTCGTGCAACTCAGAACTCCTTGTAAATACTGGTGGCCAAGCAAAAATTACAGGTAACATACTAGAAACTTTAGATTGA
- a CDS encoding cytidylyltransferase domain-containing protein yields the protein MEIKDLTICVLMCGGIGSRIITNSKISKRAIEKPLIILKNKHLIEYIIDTLINSKKGFKIIAAVSSNTKQTEDFIKDKYCNKITVLRTNGKGYSKDFTSVVNYIINAFPSGEQEKQDLHNNMFLANEKPSMDYSKIIFLPIDLPLISTNTIEKIAEIKQKTPLISIVIDKKIVIERNFLPTPYTVHIDKNDYCHTGISVLGLASFKNLNKDLPGNHIEEENIIFNDPEFAYNINTIDDLKRTEEFLEKI from the coding sequence ATGGAGATAAAAGATTTGACTATTTGTGTTCTCATGTGTGGGGGCATAGGTAGTCGAATAATTACAAATTCCAAAATATCTAAGAGAGCTATAGAAAAACCTCTAATAATATTAAAGAACAAACATTTGATTGAGTATATTATTGATACTTTAATTAATTCAAAGAAAGGATTCAAGATTATTGCTGCTGTAAGTAGTAACACCAAACAAACTGAAGATTTTATCAAAGACAAGTATTGCAATAAGATAACAGTATTAAGGACAAATGGGAAAGGATATTCAAAAGATTTCACCAGCGTAGTTAATTATATTATCAATGCATTCCCTAGTGGAGAACAAGAAAAACAAGATCTTCACAACAACATGTTCTTGGCAAACGAGAAACCATCTATGGATTACTCAAAAATCATTTTCTTGCCAATTGATTTACCTTTGATTTCCACAAATACGATTGAGAAGATTGCAGAAATAAAACAGAAAACTCCCTTGATTTCCATAGTAATAGACAAGAAAATTGTAATCGAAAGGAACTTTTTACCCACACCTTACACAGTACATATAGATAAAAATGACTATTGTCACACAGGTATTTCGGTGCTCGGGTTGGCTTCCTTTAAAAACCTGAATAAAGACTTACCTGGCAACCATATAGAGGAAGAAAATATAATTTTCAATGATCCAGAATTTGCTTATAATATTAATACTATCGACGACCTAAAAAGAACAGAAGAATTTTTGGAAAAAATATGA
- the cobS gene encoding adenosylcobinamide-GDP ribazoletransferase produces the protein MVFRNVLGTIAFLTILPVGRSSQNFEIENISKNMFWFPIIGLLIGFLTLPVIVASTYFFNQYIAGFIITIFLLVITGIHHTDALADFVDGIMVKGNKEKKYKVMHEPTIGSAGAVAISGYLLGMTLAIASITSIDRLIIAIIISEIVAKYSMVLQAAYSNSAWEGYSSQFTKNMKPKKKIAIATAVTIFLIILISYSNLIVGFQILILGIICCFIIIYISNRNFGGTSGDVMGATNEIVRLVSLISVT, from the coding sequence TTGGTATTTAGAAACGTTTTAGGCACGATTGCATTTTTGACAATATTACCTGTAGGAAGATCATCCCAAAATTTTGAAATAGAAAATATTTCAAAGAATATGTTTTGGTTTCCAATTATTGGATTACTAATTGGCTTTTTAACCCTGCCCGTTATTGTAGCTTCAACATACTTTTTCAATCAATATATTGCAGGATTCATAATCACAATTTTCTTGTTAGTAATTACAGGTATTCATCATACCGATGCCTTGGCCGACTTTGTAGATGGAATAATGGTCAAAGGAAATAAAGAAAAAAAATACAAAGTGATGCATGAGCCTACAATCGGCTCAGCTGGTGCAGTTGCAATATCAGGATATCTACTTGGAATGACTCTTGCCATCGCTTCAATCACTAGTATCGACAGGTTGATAATTGCAATAATTATCTCTGAAATTGTTGCTAAATATTCAATGGTATTGCAAGCAGCCTATAGCAATTCTGCATGGGAAGGTTATAGTTCTCAATTTACGAAAAACATGAAACCAAAAAAGAAAATTGCGATAGCTACAGCCGTTACTATTTTCCTAATCATACTAATCTCCTACTCAAATCTCATTGTAGGATTTCAAATCTTGATTCTTGGAATAATTTGTTGCTTCATAATCATATACATTTCAAATAGGAATTTTGGCGGAACATCAGGCGATGTGATGGGAGCCACAAATGAAATAGTAAGACTAGTTTCACTGATCTCAGTAACTTGA
- a CDS encoding cobalamin biosynthesis protein: MTVELIDEIILALIIASAIDLTIGEPPNRLHPVVQIGKIVSLFTRITKYVSIKKGVYFEKVMGSILAIGLPTVVGLIVYFISVESFQLLGSIVFVLLSSIILKISFSIKAMDNHINDIIDELNNHNLDKARKKLAKIVSRNTDSLSEPKILSACIECVAESFVDGILSPMFYYGFLNTPGAMVHRTVNTLDSMIAYKDDYYKHYGWMAAKLDTLMNFIPARISPAFLIPALMICRKNWKNSLRILKRDRKKLESFNAGIPMAIMAGGLNTQLEKDNYYKLGDMDEEPTIQKCKISLKITKIATVICVTGCVMPVLILLNYLSWWNIFFGI; the protein is encoded by the coding sequence ATGACAGTTGAGCTGATCGATGAAATTATACTTGCGCTGATAATTGCCTCTGCAATAGATCTTACAATAGGTGAACCACCCAATAGACTGCATCCGGTTGTCCAGATAGGTAAGATTGTAAGCTTGTTTACAAGAATCACAAAGTATGTATCCATTAAAAAGGGAGTATATTTTGAAAAGGTTATGGGTTCGATACTGGCAATAGGACTTCCAACGGTTGTCGGTTTAATTGTTTATTTCATTAGCGTAGAATCATTCCAATTGTTAGGCTCAATCGTATTTGTTTTGCTTTCCTCCATAATATTGAAAATTTCATTTTCAATTAAGGCTATGGACAATCACATCAACGATATTATTGATGAACTGAATAACCATAATTTAGATAAAGCTCGTAAGAAACTTGCAAAAATTGTTAGCCGAAATACTGATTCATTATCAGAACCTAAAATACTATCAGCATGTATAGAGTGCGTTGCTGAGAGCTTTGTGGATGGGATTTTATCTCCAATGTTTTATTATGGATTCCTAAACACTCCTGGGGCGATGGTACACAGGACAGTAAATACTCTAGATTCGATGATTGCATACAAAGATGATTATTACAAGCATTATGGATGGATGGCAGCAAAGTTAGACACTTTAATGAATTTCATCCCTGCAAGGATTTCCCCAGCATTCTTGATTCCCGCTCTCATGATTTGTCGGAAGAATTGGAAAAACTCCTTAAGGATTTTGAAAAGAGACAGAAAGAAACTAGAAAGTTTCAATGCGGGGATTCCAATGGCTATTATGGCAGGCGGATTAAATACTCAATTGGAAAAAGATAATTATTACAAGCTAGGCGACATGGATGAGGAACCCACTATCCAAAAATGCAAGATATCTTTAAAAATCACAAAGATAGCGACCGTTATTTGTGTGACAGGTTGTGTAATGCCAGTACTGATATTGCTCAATTATTTGAGTTGGTGGAATATATTTTTTGGTATTTAG
- a CDS encoding cobyric acid synthase, translating into MNSKLLMIQGTSSGAGKSIIVTALCRILTNRGYKVAPFKSQNMSSFIHKIKGSDKVIARAQAIQSLACKASPEPNMNPILLEPQGNYESNIYVNGKFFSKMKAQEYYLDFVLQRGFKVALNAFKELEKNHDVILLEGAGSPAEINIQKYDIANMLFAKKVNSPVIIVSDIERGGCFASILGTLMLLRPTHQDLVKGFIINKFLGDTKILLPGIKKIEYKTNKPILGIIPKIDHNIPQEDSLDGGIEPDINKKSQPRIKTNKMDKNGTQKDTSHDVVSFDQNNLDREIDRFAATIESSINFKYILDRIIK; encoded by the coding sequence ATGAATTCAAAATTGCTCATGATTCAAGGAACTTCATCGGGGGCTGGAAAAAGCATCATCGTTACTGCTCTCTGTAGAATTTTGACCAACAGAGGATACAAAGTCGCTCCTTTCAAATCACAGAATATGTCATCCTTTATCCATAAAATCAAAGGGTCTGATAAAGTAATTGCAAGAGCCCAAGCCATCCAATCTTTAGCATGTAAAGCATCTCCTGAACCAAACATGAATCCTATTCTGCTAGAGCCTCAAGGAAATTATGAAAGCAATATCTATGTGAACGGAAAATTTTTTTCAAAAATGAAAGCTCAAGAATATTATTTGGATTTTGTACTTCAAAGAGGTTTCAAGGTAGCACTAAATGCTTTCAAAGAATTGGAAAAAAATCATGATGTAATTTTGTTAGAAGGGGCAGGGTCACCTGCTGAAATAAACATTCAAAAATATGATATAGCTAATATGCTTTTTGCTAAGAAAGTCAATTCACCTGTTATAATAGTTTCAGATATTGAAAGGGGTGGTTGTTTTGCAAGTATTTTAGGAACTTTAATGCTACTAAGGCCCACCCATCAGGATTTGGTCAAGGGGTTTATAATAAACAAGTTTCTTGGTGACACGAAGATCCTGCTTCCAGGGATAAAAAAAATAGAATATAAAACCAATAAACCTATTTTGGGAATCATTCCTAAAATTGATCACAACATTCCACAGGAGGATTCTCTAGATGGGGGTATTGAACCTGATATTAACAAAAAAAGTCAGCCCAGAATAAAAACAAATAAAATGGATAAAAATGGCACCCAAAAAGATACCAGTCATGATGTGGTTTCTTTTGATCAAAATAACCTAGACAGAGAAATTGATAGATTTGCAGCTACTATAGAGTCATCTATTAATTTTAAATATATACTGGATAGAATCATCAAATGA
- a CDS encoding pyridoxal phosphate-dependent aminotransferase, which produces MDIKENKFDSNLHDCQHGGIYSVNHSKSPIQIDFSSNLNPYGISKKVVSKLKNNIAIAYNYPDPKCVDLKKKILEHIKSEIDFDINHDMIIGNGATELIHYFASAFVKKRTLVSVPTFCEYELACRRNGSSIHYSYLSDENFLINSDSIIRIANNPDNEITALFLCNPNNPTGKFHRREIMDIIEKTDKKVKILLDESFIEFVDFQKKTTNNFFIDLVREYENLIVLRSLTKTFGLAGLRIGYAISSKINIDKLSHHLISWNVNAIAQMAGVEALQDKKHLQLTIENNNSERLRLIPLLSKNAKMKAIPTDANFYLLELCDTKMSSTSLRDKLLEKNKILVRDCKDFTGMNEKFIRVAIKTRKENDILIKALEEAL; this is translated from the coding sequence ATGGACATTAAAGAAAACAAATTTGATTCAAATTTGCATGATTGCCAGCATGGTGGAATATATTCGGTAAATCATTCTAAAAGTCCCATACAGATTGACTTTAGTTCGAACCTAAATCCATATGGAATCTCAAAAAAAGTTGTCTCAAAATTAAAGAATAATATTGCAATTGCTTATAATTATCCTGATCCAAAGTGTGTTGACCTAAAAAAAAAGATCCTAGAACACATTAAATCTGAAATAGATTTTGATATAAATCATGATATGATTATAGGCAATGGTGCAACTGAACTCATTCACTATTTTGCATCAGCGTTTGTAAAAAAAAGGACACTTGTGTCAGTCCCCACTTTCTGCGAGTATGAACTGGCTTGCAGGCGTAACGGCTCCTCTATTCACTATTCCTACCTTTCTGACGAAAATTTTCTAATTAATTCGGATTCTATCATCAGGATTGCTAATAACCCTGACAATGAAATTACTGCATTGTTTTTATGTAATCCAAATAATCCCACAGGAAAGTTTCACAGAAGGGAAATAATGGATATTATTGAAAAGACAGACAAAAAAGTCAAAATTCTTTTAGATGAATCATTTATTGAATTCGTAGATTTTCAAAAGAAAACTACAAATAATTTTTTCATCGATTTAGTGAGAGAGTATGAAAATTTAATAGTTCTACGATCTCTTACCAAAACATTTGGGCTTGCAGGATTGAGAATAGGTTATGCGATATCTTCAAAAATAAATATAGATAAACTAAGTCATCACTTGATCAGCTGGAATGTCAACGCAATTGCCCAGATGGCAGGTGTTGAAGCTTTGCAAGACAAGAAACATTTGCAATTAACTATAGAAAACAACAACTCTGAAAGACTCAGATTAATTCCCTTACTTAGCAAAAATGCTAAAATGAAAGCTATACCGACGGATGCTAATTTTTATTTACTTGAATTATGCGATACTAAAATGAGCTCTACCTCCCTGAGAGATAAATTACTAGAGAAAAACAAAATACTTGTAAGAGATTGCAAGGATTTTACAGGCATGAATGAGAAATTTATCAGAGTTGCCATAAAAACCAGAAAAGAGAATGATATTCTCATAAAAGCACTGGAAGAAGCACTATGA